The following are from one region of the Advenella mimigardefordensis DPN7 genome:
- a CDS encoding lysozyme, whose amino-acid sequence MNEEMKISQAGIDFIKSYEALRLQAYDDGVGVWTIGWGHTKGVKKGDKITVAQAEQYLRDDLVRFEKAVNEWVTVPLQQSQYDALVSFAFNVGTGNPDPKYGKTGFYWSTLRRLLNEGDYIGAANEFLRWDKAGGKVLAGLTRRRKDEYNMFLFREGFSHE is encoded by the coding sequence ATGAACGAAGAAATGAAGATAAGCCAAGCGGGGATTGATTTCATCAAGAGCTACGAGGCACTACGCCTGCAGGCTTACGACGATGGCGTAGGCGTCTGGACAATTGGCTGGGGACACACAAAGGGCGTCAAGAAAGGTGACAAGATCACCGTTGCCCAGGCTGAACAGTATTTACGGGATGATCTGGTGCGGTTTGAGAAAGCCGTCAATGAATGGGTAACTGTTCCATTGCAGCAATCCCAGTACGATGCCTTGGTTTCGTTTGCTTTTAATGTCGGCACCGGGAATCCTGATCCGAAATACGGCAAGACGGGGTTCTACTGGTCCACTCTGCGGCGACTATTGAACGAAGGCGACTATATCGGCGCGGCCAATGAGTTCCTGCGCTGGGATAAGGCTGGTGGGAAGGTACTGGCCGGGCTGACTCGCAGGCGCAAGGACGAATACAACATGTTCTTATTCAGGGAGGGGTTCAGCCATGAATGA
- the ada gene encoding bifunctional DNA-binding transcriptional regulator/O6-methylguanine-DNA methyltransferase Ada — protein sequence MSSTQAPVQFSSNEARWQAVQSRNRLADGHFVYAVKTTGVYCRPSSSARLPNRKNVVFFDTAQDAEAAGYRASRRAHADRTLAADERAELVARACRQIEAAPTPPSLDELAAQANMSPFHFHRVFKAETGVTPKAYASAWRARKLRDELGGSATSITDAIYTAGFNSNSRFYEASEQLLGMSARDYRAGGQGAVIRFAIAQCSLGAILVAQSQRGICSIMLGDDPDTLLRNLQDQFARARFVGGDAAFERVVAQVIGFVEAPSIGLNLPLDVRGTAFQERVWQALRDIPPGTTVSYGEIAERIGAPTAVRAVAQACGANRIAVAIPCHRVVRRDGDLSGYRWGVARKRQLLEKEAGTPQHDR from the coding sequence ATGTCATCAACGCAAGCACCTGTTCAGTTTTCTTCCAATGAGGCGCGCTGGCAGGCTGTACAAAGTCGCAATCGACTGGCGGATGGGCATTTTGTCTATGCGGTAAAAACCACGGGGGTGTACTGTCGGCCCAGTTCCTCGGCTCGCCTGCCCAACAGAAAAAATGTGGTGTTTTTTGATACGGCGCAAGATGCAGAAGCGGCCGGCTATCGTGCCAGCCGCCGCGCGCACGCGGATCGAACCCTGGCAGCAGATGAACGTGCAGAGCTGGTGGCGCGGGCCTGTCGCCAGATAGAAGCGGCGCCAACGCCGCCCAGCCTGGATGAGCTGGCAGCCCAGGCCAATATGAGCCCGTTTCATTTTCATCGCGTCTTCAAGGCTGAAACGGGTGTTACACCGAAAGCCTACGCGTCTGCCTGGCGCGCCAGAAAATTACGCGATGAACTGGGTGGGTCCGCCACTTCAATCACAGATGCCATCTATACCGCAGGCTTCAACTCCAACAGCCGCTTTTACGAAGCCTCGGAGCAGTTGCTGGGTATGAGCGCCCGGGACTATCGGGCTGGCGGGCAGGGTGCAGTTATCCGGTTTGCTATCGCCCAATGTTCGCTGGGGGCAATTCTGGTGGCGCAAAGCCAGCGTGGTATCTGCTCCATCATGCTGGGCGACGATCCCGATACGCTATTGCGCAACCTGCAGGATCAGTTTGCCAGGGCCCGATTCGTTGGCGGTGATGCTGCATTTGAACGTGTGGTTGCGCAAGTGATCGGCTTTGTCGAGGCGCCATCGATAGGCCTGAACCTGCCGCTGGATGTTCGCGGTACGGCATTCCAGGAGCGAGTGTGGCAGGCATTGCGTGACATTCCACCCGGCACGACAGTCAGTTACGGTGAGATTGCCGAGCGGATCGGGGCGCCTACTGCCGTGCGTGCTGTGGCGCAGGCTTGTGGCGCCAACCGCATTGCCGTTGCCATCCCCTGTCATCGCGTAGTCAGGCGCGATGGCGATTTATCGGGCTATCGCTGGGGTGTGGCGCGCAAGCGCCAGTTGCTGGAAAAGGAAGCAGGCACGCCGCAGCATGATCGTTAG
- a CDS encoding Abi family protein, with product MDIGDAASAKAFLLEHNYYRLRGYWIIFEDGSEDHIFKQGTQLQDVVDLYHFDRCLRFLVFEGIEKFEIAFRTRWAYMMALHHGPMSYSDRRFASSVDLFEKNYTKCKEEIDRSKEVFIEHFRRKYSDPSIPIWAVCEIMSLGLLSKMYNNHRELRVKKYIAQHFGKIDHLQFSSWLEHLTVVRNICAHHNRLWNREFIVTTKQYSKSYGVLAGQFENSRRIYNTLVVLLFIDRALDGRRAWSYKVKNFFIQNEKYLPSMGFPENWQDRQIWQ from the coding sequence ATGGACATTGGAGATGCAGCGTCTGCAAAGGCCTTTTTACTCGAACATAATTACTATCGGTTGCGCGGATACTGGATAATTTTTGAAGATGGCTCCGAAGATCATATTTTCAAACAAGGAACTCAACTGCAAGACGTAGTCGATCTGTATCATTTCGATCGTTGTCTACGCTTTTTGGTGTTTGAGGGGATTGAAAAATTTGAAATAGCATTTCGTACGCGATGGGCGTATATGATGGCTCTCCATCATGGGCCTATGTCATATTCAGACCGAAGATTTGCCTCCAGTGTTGATCTTTTTGAAAAGAACTACACCAAATGCAAAGAGGAAATAGATAGATCGAAAGAGGTCTTCATCGAGCATTTCCGGCGCAAATATAGCGATCCGTCGATCCCAATTTGGGCTGTGTGTGAAATCATGTCGCTCGGCCTGCTATCCAAAATGTACAATAATCACAGGGAACTAAGAGTAAAAAAATATATTGCTCAACATTTTGGGAAAATCGATCACTTGCAATTCTCGTCGTGGTTGGAGCATTTGACAGTGGTGCGAAATATTTGTGCTCATCACAATAGGCTCTGGAACAGAGAGTTCATTGTGACTACAAAACAATATTCAAAAAGCTATGGTGTACTCGCTGGGCAATTTGAGAATTCGCGCAGAATTTATAACACTTTGGTTGTATTGCTGTTCATTGACAGGGCGTTAGATGGGCGCAGAGCCTGGAGCTACAAAGTGAAGAATTTCTTCATCCAGAACGAAAAATATCTTCCTAGTATGGGATTCCCTGAGAATTGGCAAGACAGACAAATTTGGCAATAA
- a CDS encoding c-type cytochrome: MNHSSLSTFLRPVLSLALVASGIGTAQAAVSVCVDTSSPTVEMDKAIAAAVAKQQNTTLTVHDFDGTGDDEEGFDLKEFNAMAAKDCQLVMGFPVDASSSGLPEGMKATSAYGRTGFVLVTPVAAAAHSLSTLPEGSEVAVAYQTTPNLYFADHPKLQASVHPTNDAAISALEQKKVGAAMLWRPSVVGYLAKHKEAKQFDYAELNEPHARWNLVALYDPANAAAAQAFETSIKALQANGTLGKLLDPYAVAVDDQAKSVAAAPKAAATGADNKAAGGNGEAAGGAKKVVTGSGEAAKLYTSAQAERGKADYAENCALCHGDTLSGRSGPALKGKHFANPAANFHVGDIFTIVSQNMPATQPASLEPKVYADIMAFLLQENGYPAGDKELTFDDAKASKEPLIYHGASK, from the coding sequence ATGAATCACTCTTCACTATCCACTTTCCTTCGCCCGGTGTTGTCGCTGGCGCTTGTCGCCAGCGGTATTGGCACGGCTCAGGCTGCCGTGTCGGTCTGCGTGGATACCTCCAGCCCCACCGTCGAGATGGACAAGGCCATCGCGGCGGCGGTGGCCAAACAGCAGAACACTACCCTGACCGTACATGACTTTGACGGTACCGGCGATGACGAAGAAGGCTTCGATCTGAAGGAGTTCAACGCCATGGCGGCCAAAGACTGCCAACTGGTAATGGGCTTCCCGGTCGATGCTTCATCCAGTGGCTTACCCGAAGGAATGAAGGCGACCTCCGCCTATGGTCGCACCGGCTTTGTGCTGGTTACACCCGTCGCCGCGGCTGCGCATTCGCTGTCCACACTACCTGAAGGCAGTGAGGTCGCGGTGGCTTATCAGACCACGCCCAACCTGTACTTCGCCGACCATCCAAAGCTGCAAGCCAGCGTGCATCCAACCAACGATGCAGCCATTTCGGCGCTGGAGCAGAAAAAAGTCGGCGCGGCGATGCTGTGGCGCCCCTCAGTGGTTGGCTACCTGGCCAAACACAAGGAAGCGAAGCAGTTCGACTATGCTGAACTGAATGAGCCGCATGCCCGCTGGAATCTGGTAGCGCTCTATGACCCCGCCAACGCGGCTGCGGCGCAGGCATTCGAGACCAGCATCAAAGCATTGCAGGCCAATGGCACGCTGGGCAAATTGCTGGACCCCTATGCAGTAGCGGTCGATGATCAGGCCAAAAGCGTTGCCGCCGCGCCCAAAGCGGCAGCGACAGGCGCAGACAACAAGGCGGCAGGCGGCAATGGCGAAGCAGCAGGCGGAGCCAAAAAGGTAGTAACGGGCAGTGGCGAAGCGGCCAAGCTCTACACCAGCGCCCAGGCTGAACGCGGCAAAGCCGACTATGCTGAAAACTGTGCCCTATGCCATGGCGATACGCTAAGCGGACGCTCGGGGCCTGCGCTTAAGGGCAAGCACTTTGCCAATCCGGCAGCGAACTTCCATGTTGGCGATATTTTCACCATCGTTTCGCAGAACATGCCGGCCACCCAGCCGGCGAGCCTGGAACCGAAAGTGTATGCCGATATCATGGCATTCCTGCTGCAGGAGAATGGCTATCCGGCAGGCGATAAGGAACTGACATTCGATGACGCCAAGGCCTCGAAAGAGCCGCTGATCTATCACGGCGCCAGTAAGTAA
- a CDS encoding ribonuclease activity regulator RraA, giving the protein MALDSHVRKQLTTVSTATLCTALYKRGLRNQFIQDVRPLNPDLPTMVGEAYTLRYIPAREDLNPITVFQDRNHPQRVAVDQCPPGVVLMIDSRKDARAASAGSILVSRLMKRGAAGVVTDGGFRDSPDIARLAIPAYHQRPSAPTNLTLHQALDINVPIGCGDVAVFPGDVIVGDAEGVVVIPAHLAAEIAAEAVEMTAYEDFVTEEVLNGRSIIGLYPATDEQAKTDFSVWRQRNGR; this is encoded by the coding sequence ATGGCCCTAGACTCACACGTTCGCAAACAACTGACAACCGTCAGCACGGCAACCCTGTGCACCGCTCTGTATAAGCGCGGCCTGCGCAATCAGTTCATTCAGGACGTGCGTCCGCTTAACCCGGACTTGCCGACCATGGTTGGAGAAGCGTACACGCTGCGCTACATTCCGGCACGTGAAGACCTCAACCCCATTACCGTCTTTCAGGACCGAAACCATCCGCAGCGGGTTGCGGTTGATCAGTGCCCGCCCGGTGTGGTGCTGATGATAGATAGTCGCAAGGATGCGCGGGCCGCCTCGGCCGGTTCAATTCTAGTATCCCGGTTGATGAAGCGTGGTGCTGCCGGTGTGGTGACCGATGGCGGCTTTCGTGATTCGCCGGACATTGCCAGATTGGCTATCCCCGCCTATCACCAGCGCCCTTCTGCACCCACTAATCTTACCCTGCACCAGGCGCTGGACATCAATGTACCCATCGGCTGCGGCGATGTCGCTGTCTTTCCGGGTGATGTCATCGTCGGCGATGCGGAGGGAGTGGTCGTGATTCCCGCGCATCTGGCCGCGGAAATTGCCGCCGAGGCAGTCGAAATGACAGCGTACGAAGATTTTGTCACAGAAGAAGTGCTTAATGGCCGATCTATTATTGGCCTGTATCCCGCCACGGACGAGCAGGCAAAAACCGACTTTTCCGTCTGGCGGCAGCGTAACGGCCGATAA
- a CDS encoding Hint domain-containing protein, with protein MANITLGGLFQPADKTVDQSSFPGDEALRVQSNSFNTSLTVNNSTGSDDVLDLSQHNLSPIGSTFTLNLGENANVKIAPLENFSALQTNNYNLGEGSTLYYSPPLIQGVALNNTNFDMGETGTSTLVYQPQGLQIDLSSAPSISGLSAGDQIKVIGATSGEVVGNEIVFKDGNGNTIIKYDASGEDLSKVTFENGTMVYACYLKGTHIATPEGEVQVETLKAGDKVLTASGGVATVKWLGHRTLHKSRIPAQDAVRAFPILFKKDSIANNVPHRDLTLSPGHHVSFDGTLVPAMMLVNGQTIVQQFNTKVFEYFHVELEQFDIMLAEGVPAESYVDTGNRSMFQNAAEVAMNPDFGPAEGRPEVEGIKVVQQGPVVEAIRKKLLARAEAMTGTARTTDAALCIEVNGQIVHSTPDFSKEGVYHFALPANAGDVRILSRSTVVRDVTPLARRDVRQIGVGLSGIAVSTANGRHEINLTDDALTGLNAPQVTHGITMRWTTGAAMIPAALINATEASTLELTVLRTYTYWVEAETVKARRSA; from the coding sequence ATGGCAAATATCACACTTGGCGGTTTGTTCCAACCCGCAGATAAAACTGTCGACCAAAGCTCCTTTCCTGGCGACGAAGCGCTACGAGTACAAAGTAATTCGTTCAATACATCACTGACAGTTAATAACTCGACTGGCTCAGATGATGTTTTAGACCTGTCGCAACACAATCTATCTCCAATTGGCTCCACTTTCACATTGAATTTGGGTGAAAATGCAAATGTGAAGATTGCTCCATTGGAGAACTTCAGCGCACTACAAACCAACAACTACAATCTCGGTGAAGGTTCTACGCTGTATTATTCCCCACCTCTGATTCAAGGGGTTGCTCTTAATAATACAAACTTTGACATGGGGGAAACTGGTACGTCGACACTGGTCTACCAACCGCAGGGACTCCAGATTGACCTTTCTTCTGCTCCGTCAATCTCAGGTTTGTCCGCTGGAGACCAGATCAAGGTCATTGGCGCCACTTCTGGCGAAGTAGTTGGCAACGAAATCGTGTTCAAAGACGGCAATGGCAATACCATCATCAAGTATGATGCGTCAGGAGAAGACCTGTCTAAAGTGACCTTCGAGAATGGCACCATGGTGTACGCGTGCTACCTTAAAGGCACACACATCGCCACACCAGAAGGCGAAGTTCAAGTTGAAACACTGAAAGCTGGCGACAAAGTACTGACCGCTAGCGGTGGTGTTGCTACAGTTAAATGGCTGGGTCATCGCACTCTGCACAAGAGCCGTATTCCGGCCCAAGATGCGGTTCGTGCTTTCCCTATTCTGTTCAAGAAAGACTCCATCGCCAATAACGTGCCTCATCGTGACCTGACATTGTCTCCAGGTCACCATGTGTCATTCGACGGCACGCTGGTGCCTGCCATGATGCTGGTCAACGGTCAGACTATTGTTCAGCAGTTCAATACAAAAGTATTCGAATACTTCCACGTTGAGCTCGAGCAATTCGACATCATGTTGGCTGAAGGCGTACCTGCCGAGTCTTATGTCGATACCGGCAATCGCTCCATGTTCCAGAACGCAGCAGAAGTGGCCATGAATCCTGACTTTGGTCCTGCCGAAGGACGTCCTGAAGTCGAAGGCATCAAAGTCGTTCAGCAAGGTCCTGTCGTCGAAGCTATTCGCAAGAAGTTGCTGGCCCGCGCAGAAGCGATGACTGGCACTGCTCGTACCACAGACGCTGCGTTGTGCATTGAAGTGAACGGCCAAATTGTTCATTCAACGCCAGACTTCAGCAAAGAAGGTGTGTATCACTTTGCGCTGCCAGCCAATGCGGGTGATGTACGTATTCTGTCTCGCTCTACTGTTGTTCGTGACGTTACGCCTCTGGCGCGTCGTGACGTACGTCAGATTGGTGTGGGTTTATCCGGGATTGCTGTGTCAACAGCCAATGGCCGTCATGAGATCAACCTGACAGATGATGCGTTGACTGGTTTAAATGCTCCACAAGTGACTCACGGCATTACTATGCGTTGGACTACCGGTGCAGCTATGATCCCAGCAGCGTTGATCAATGCAACTGAGGCGTCAACACTTGAACTGACAGTATTGCGCACATACACGTATTGGGTCGAGGCCGAAACGGTCAAAGCTCGCCGTAGTGCATAA
- a CDS encoding methanol/ethanol family PQQ-dependent dehydrogenase — MDKHFSRFILKALAAATLLNCAGMAAAAEADYAPVTDARLKNAATDDGWLMYRRDYTSRGYAPFKTIDTSNVANLKPAWDWKSDFDMGHEAPPIVNGDYMFVTTPKNNLIAFQASTGKQLWKYEHDLSEVGLKTICCDVVNRGVALYGDKVYMATLDNHVVALDAKTGKVIWNESLNAADVGYAMTLAPLVVKGKVIVGVSGGEYGARGFVEALDAETGKQVWKQHTVPLPGEPGGDTWPKGAAETGGGAAWLTGSYDAETDTLFWGVGNPGPWLATLRPGDNLYTDSVIAMNPDSGKIKWHYQYTPNDTWDYDGTNETVLTDITYKGKEHKALVSASRNGWFYAIDRNDGKLIYAEKFATATSITGFDANGKAITDPEKRPTVDKEVFTCPSFLGGKNWWPISVSPDTHMAYVPTLHTCMTMKGAAVSYKAGLPFLGETFLVKRDPAFPNHWGSVQAIDLNTGKQAWEFPSELPWNGGMLTTAGGLLFSGSADGYLYAFDAKTGKVLWQSPKMASGVLGVPSTWTVNGKQYVGVFAGWGGGVPIWGGEMAKDPKVRNIPLGGHLYVFSL; from the coding sequence ATGGACAAACACTTTTCCCGCTTCATACTGAAAGCACTGGCTGCGGCTACGCTGCTGAATTGCGCCGGCATGGCAGCCGCTGCCGAAGCTGACTATGCGCCGGTCACAGATGCCCGTCTGAAGAACGCGGCTACTGACGACGGCTGGCTGATGTACCGCCGTGACTACACCAGCCGTGGCTATGCGCCGTTCAAGACCATCGATACCTCAAACGTCGCCAACCTCAAACCGGCCTGGGACTGGAAAAGTGATTTCGACATGGGCCACGAAGCCCCGCCGATCGTTAACGGCGACTATATGTTCGTGACCACACCGAAGAATAATCTGATCGCCTTCCAGGCCAGCACCGGCAAGCAACTGTGGAAATACGAGCACGATCTGTCCGAGGTCGGCCTGAAAACCATCTGCTGCGACGTCGTCAACCGTGGCGTCGCCCTGTATGGTGATAAAGTCTATATGGCCACGCTGGATAACCACGTGGTTGCGCTGGACGCCAAGACCGGTAAGGTCATCTGGAATGAATCACTCAACGCAGCTGACGTTGGCTATGCCATGACCCTGGCGCCGCTGGTCGTTAAAGGCAAGGTAATCGTTGGTGTGTCTGGTGGCGAATACGGCGCGCGCGGCTTTGTGGAGGCGCTGGATGCCGAGACCGGCAAGCAGGTTTGGAAACAGCACACTGTGCCGCTACCCGGCGAACCTGGCGGCGACACCTGGCCCAAGGGCGCGGCTGAAACGGGTGGTGGTGCAGCCTGGCTGACCGGCTCTTACGATGCCGAAACCGACACCCTGTTCTGGGGTGTAGGCAATCCCGGACCATGGCTGGCCACACTGCGTCCTGGCGATAACCTGTATACCGATTCGGTGATCGCGATGAATCCCGACTCCGGCAAGATCAAGTGGCACTACCAGTACACACCCAACGATACCTGGGACTATGACGGCACCAATGAGACCGTCCTGACCGATATTACCTACAAGGGCAAAGAGCATAAAGCGCTGGTTAGCGCAAGTCGCAATGGCTGGTTCTATGCCATCGACCGCAATGACGGCAAGCTGATCTACGCAGAGAAGTTCGCCACTGCCACGTCGATTACCGGCTTTGACGCCAATGGCAAGGCCATCACCGATCCCGAAAAACGTCCAACCGTGGACAAAGAGGTGTTCACTTGTCCAAGCTTTCTGGGCGGCAAGAACTGGTGGCCAATCTCGGTCAGCCCGGACACCCACATGGCCTATGTACCCACTCTGCATACATGTATGACCATGAAGGGCGCAGCGGTCAGCTACAAGGCCGGTCTGCCATTCCTTGGCGAAACCTTCCTGGTTAAGCGCGATCCGGCCTTCCCTAATCATTGGGGTTCAGTACAGGCGATCGATCTGAATACCGGCAAGCAGGCCTGGGAATTCCCGTCAGAACTGCCATGGAACGGCGGCATGCTGACCACAGCCGGCGGCCTGCTGTTCTCCGGTAGCGCAGATGGCTACCTGTATGCCTTCGACGCCAAGACCGGCAAAGTCCTGTGGCAAAGTCCGAAGATGGCGTCCGGCGTGCTGGGCGTGCCTTCAACCTGGACGGTCAACGGTAAGCAATACGTCGGTGTGTTCGCCGGCTGGGGCGGTGGCGTACCGATCTGGGGCGGCGAAATGGCCAAGGACCCCAAAGTACGGAACATCCCGCTGGGCGGCCACCTGTACGTATTCTCGCTGTAA
- the araD gene encoding L-arabinonate dehydratase: protein MSKRTYDSLRSARWFAPDDLRSFGHRSRIMQMGYAPQDWEGRPIIAILNTWSDINPCHSHFKQRVEDVKRGIFQAGGFPIELPAISLSENFVKPTTMLYRNMLAMEAEELLRSHPVDGAVLMGGCDKTTPGLLMGAISAGLPCIYLPAGPMLRGNWQGKILGSGSDAWKYWDERRAGKISKTEWIGVEGGIARSAGTCMTMGTASTMTAIAESIGMALPGASSIPAVDANHIRMAAECGRRIVDMVWEDLTPARILSRDSFLNAIAVAMAMGCSTNAVIHLIAMSRRAGCEVTLDDFDAASRKVPVIANVRPSGDTYLMEDFYYAGGLPGLMSRLGEHLQGNTMTVTGHSLAENIKDAQVYNDDVIRPMDNPLYPEGALAVLRGNLAPAGCVIKPSACAPQFLQHTGPALVFDDYPSMKAAVDDENLDVTPGHIMILRNAGPLGGPGMPEWGMLPIPVKLIKQGVRDMLRLSDARMSGTSYGACILHVAPESYVGGNLALVRTGDMITVDVPARRIHLEISDDELAARKANWTPPESRFERGYGWMFSQHILQADAGCDFDFLETSFGAPNKEPSIY from the coding sequence ATGTCAAAACGTACCTATGATTCGCTGCGTAGCGCCCGCTGGTTCGCTCCGGACGATTTACGCTCTTTCGGCCACCGCTCCCGCATTATGCAAATGGGCTACGCGCCGCAAGACTGGGAAGGCCGCCCGATCATCGCCATCCTGAACACCTGGTCGGATATCAATCCCTGCCATTCGCATTTCAAGCAACGGGTGGAAGATGTCAAACGTGGTATTTTTCAGGCTGGTGGCTTTCCCATAGAATTGCCGGCCATCTCCCTGTCCGAAAACTTCGTCAAACCCACCACCATGCTGTATCGCAATATGCTGGCGATGGAGGCGGAAGAACTGCTACGCAGTCATCCGGTAGACGGCGCGGTACTGATGGGCGGCTGCGACAAAACCACGCCAGGGCTGCTCATGGGCGCCATCAGTGCGGGGCTGCCGTGTATTTATCTGCCGGCCGGCCCCATGCTGCGGGGTAACTGGCAGGGAAAAATCCTGGGCTCGGGTTCGGACGCATGGAAATACTGGGACGAGCGGCGCGCCGGGAAAATCAGCAAAACCGAATGGATCGGTGTTGAAGGCGGTATCGCCCGCAGCGCCGGCACCTGCATGACCATGGGTACGGCCAGCACCATGACCGCGATCGCCGAATCCATCGGCATGGCCCTGCCTGGCGCCTCATCCATTCCTGCAGTAGACGCTAATCACATCCGCATGGCGGCTGAATGCGGCCGCCGTATTGTGGACATGGTATGGGAAGACCTTACCCCGGCGCGCATCCTGTCCCGGGACAGCTTTCTGAATGCCATTGCCGTGGCCATGGCCATGGGCTGTTCTACCAATGCCGTTATCCATCTGATTGCCATGTCACGCCGTGCCGGCTGTGAGGTCACGCTGGATGACTTTGATGCAGCCAGCCGCAAGGTACCGGTGATTGCCAATGTGCGTCCCAGCGGCGACACCTATCTGATGGAAGACTTTTACTACGCTGGCGGCCTGCCTGGCCTCATGAGCCGCCTGGGCGAGCATTTACAGGGTAATACCATGACCGTAACCGGTCACAGCCTGGCAGAAAACATCAAAGACGCCCAGGTGTATAACGACGACGTGATTCGCCCCATGGATAACCCCTTATACCCTGAGGGCGCCCTGGCGGTGCTGCGCGGCAATCTGGCGCCGGCCGGCTGTGTCATCAAGCCCAGCGCATGTGCGCCGCAGTTCCTGCAACACACCGGACCCGCACTGGTCTTTGACGACTATCCAAGCATGAAAGCGGCGGTAGACGACGAAAACCTGGACGTCACCCCCGGGCACATTATGATATTGCGCAATGCCGGTCCACTGGGTGGCCCGGGCATGCCCGAATGGGGCATGCTGCCGATACCGGTCAAGCTGATCAAACAGGGGGTGCGCGATATGCTGCGCCTGTCCGATGCGCGCATGAGCGGCACCAGCTATGGCGCCTGCATTTTGCATGTCGCACCCGAGTCTTATGTCGGCGGCAACCTGGCGCTGGTGCGCACCGGCGACATGATTACCGTGGATGTGCCCGCGCGCCGCATCCATCTGGAAATCAGCGACGACGAACTTGCCGCAAGAAAAGCGAACTGGACCCCACCCGAGAGCCGCTTCGAACGTGGCTACGGCTGGATGTTCTCGCAGCATATCCTGCAAGCCGATGCCGGTTGTGATTTCGACTTTCTGGAAACCAGCTTTGGCGCCCCCAACAAAGAACCCAGTATTTACTAA